A single region of the Leclercia sp. AS011 genome encodes:
- a CDS encoding aspartate/glutamate racemase gives MKTIGLLGGMSWESTIPYYRLINEGVKQRLGGLHSASLLLHSVDFHEIEACQSSGDWEKAGEILADAALGLQGAGAEAILLCTNTMHKVAAQIETRCSLPFLHIADATGRAITAAGMTRVALLGTRYTMEQDFYRGRLTAQYGIESLIPEEADRARINQIIFEELCLGTFSEASRQYYLSVIQTLAEQGAEGVIFGCTEIGLLIPAEESPIPVFDTAAIHAADAVAFMLS, from the coding sequence ATGAAAACGATTGGCCTGTTGGGGGGAATGAGCTGGGAGTCCACCATTCCCTATTATCGTCTGATTAACGAGGGGGTGAAGCAGCGCCTGGGGGGATTGCACTCGGCCAGCCTGCTGCTGCACAGCGTCGATTTTCATGAGATAGAAGCCTGCCAGTCCAGCGGCGACTGGGAGAAGGCCGGAGAGATCCTCGCCGATGCGGCGCTGGGATTACAGGGGGCAGGGGCGGAGGCCATTCTGCTCTGCACCAACACCATGCACAAAGTCGCGGCGCAGATTGAAACCCGCTGCTCCCTGCCGTTCCTGCATATTGCCGATGCTACCGGGCGGGCCATTACTGCGGCGGGCATGACCCGCGTGGCGCTGCTCGGCACCCGCTACACCATGGAGCAGGATTTCTACCGCGGGCGGCTGACGGCGCAGTACGGTATTGAGAGCCTGATCCCGGAGGAGGCGGATCGGGCCCGCATCAATCAGATCATCTTTGAAGAGCTGTGCCTCGGCACCTTTAGCGAGGCCTCACGTCAGTACTACCTGAGCGTGATCCAGACGCTCGCCGAACAGGGGGCGGAGGGGGTGATCTTTGGCTGCACCGAGATTGGCCTGCTGATCCCGGCGGAAGAAAGCCCGATCCCGGTGTTTGATACCGCCGCGATCCACGCCGCCGATGCGGTGGCGTTTATGCTTTCGTAA
- a CDS encoding LysR family transcriptional regulator codes for MPAVNLRHIEIFHAVMTAGNLTEAARLLHTSQPTVSRELARFEKVIGLTLFERTRGRLHPTVQGLRLFEEVQRSWYGLDRIVSAADSLREFRQGELSIVCLPVFSQSFLPALLQPFLARYPDVNLTIVPQESPLLEEWLSAQRHDLGLTETLATPAGTARHELLSLDEVCVLPAGHRLAEKAVLTPADFQGENYISLSRTDSYRQLLDTLFAEHQVKRRMVVETHSAASICAMVRAGVGISVVNPLTALDYADSGIAIRRFSISVPFTVSLIRPLHRPASALVDTFSAHLQQGLGAFVDPLERLLTSPVTKA; via the coding sequence ATGCCCGCTGTAAACCTCCGTCATATTGAGATTTTCCACGCCGTGATGACCGCCGGAAACCTAACCGAAGCCGCCCGCCTGCTGCACACCTCCCAGCCGACGGTGAGCCGCGAGCTGGCGCGCTTCGAGAAGGTGATCGGCCTGACGCTGTTCGAGCGCACCCGCGGGCGGCTGCACCCCACGGTGCAGGGGCTGCGGCTGTTCGAGGAGGTGCAGCGATCCTGGTACGGGCTGGACCGCATCGTCAGCGCCGCCGACAGCCTGCGCGAGTTTCGACAGGGCGAGCTGTCCATCGTCTGCCTGCCGGTCTTCTCCCAGTCGTTTTTGCCCGCCCTGCTACAGCCGTTTCTCGCCCGCTACCCGGACGTGAACCTGACCATCGTCCCGCAGGAGTCGCCCCTGCTGGAGGAGTGGCTCTCGGCCCAGCGCCACGATCTTGGCCTGACCGAGACCCTCGCCACCCCGGCGGGCACCGCCCGTCACGAGCTGCTGTCGCTGGATGAGGTGTGCGTCCTGCCCGCCGGGCATCGGCTTGCTGAAAAAGCGGTGCTGACTCCGGCCGATTTTCAGGGCGAGAACTACATCAGCCTGTCGCGCACCGACAGCTACCGGCAGTTGCTCGATACGCTGTTTGCCGAGCATCAGGTGAAACGACGGATGGTGGTGGAGACCCACAGCGCGGCGTCGATCTGCGCGATGGTGCGGGCGGGTGTGGGGATTTCGGTAGTGAATCCGCTGACGGCGCTGGATTATGCCGACAGCGGAATTGCGATCCGTCGCTTCAGCATTTCGGTGCCCTTTACGGTGAGCCTAATCAGGCCGCTGCACCGCCCGGCCTCGGCGCTGGTGGATACCTTCAGCGCCCACCTGCAACAGGGGCTGGGCGCTTTTGTTGATCCGCTGGAGCGGCTTTTAACCTCGCCCGTTACGAAAGCATAA
- the lysA gene encoding diaminopimelate decarboxylase, translating to MPRPLNNTDTDLNADNLLRLPAEFGCPVWVYDAQIIRDKIAALHQFDVVRFAQKACSNIHILRLMREQGVKVDSVSLGEIERALAAGYDPKADRDSIVFTADLIDSATLARVHELQIPVNAGSVDMLEQLGQVSPGHRVWLRVNPGFGHGHSQKTNTGGENSKHGIWYSDLPAALTVLQRYNLKLVGIHMHIGSGVDYGHLEQVCGAMVRQVIEFGQDLEAISAGGGLSIPYREGEEAIDTDHYYGLWNGARDKIAAHLGHPVKLEIEPGRFLVAESGVLVAQVRSVKAMGSRHFVLIDAGFNDLMRPSMYGSYHHITALAADGRDLTQAPVVETVVAGPLCESGDVFTQQEGGKVETRALPQVVPGDYLVLHDTGAYGASMSSNYNSRPLLPEVLFDKGAARLIRRRQTIQELLALELF from the coding sequence ATGCCACGCCCGCTGAACAACACCGATACCGATCTGAACGCCGACAATTTGCTGCGCCTGCCTGCGGAGTTTGGCTGCCCGGTCTGGGTTTATGACGCGCAGATTATCCGCGACAAAATTGCCGCCCTGCATCAGTTTGACGTGGTGCGTTTTGCCCAGAAAGCCTGCTCCAACATCCATATTCTGCGCCTGATGCGCGAGCAGGGCGTGAAGGTTGACTCCGTGTCGCTGGGTGAGATCGAGCGTGCGCTGGCGGCGGGTTACGATCCAAAGGCTGACCGCGACTCCATCGTCTTTACCGCCGACCTGATCGACAGCGCCACTCTGGCGCGGGTGCATGAGCTGCAGATCCCGGTTAACGCCGGTTCGGTGGATATGCTGGAGCAGCTGGGTCAGGTGTCGCCGGGCCATCGCGTCTGGTTGCGCGTTAATCCGGGCTTTGGTCACGGCCACAGCCAGAAGACCAACACCGGCGGCGAAAACAGCAAACACGGCATCTGGTATAGCGATCTGCCTGCGGCCCTGACCGTCCTGCAACGCTATAACCTGAAGCTGGTGGGGATCCACATGCACATCGGATCGGGCGTGGACTACGGTCATCTTGAGCAGGTGTGCGGGGCGATGGTGCGCCAGGTGATCGAGTTTGGTCAGGATCTGGAGGCGATCTCCGCGGGCGGTGGCTTATCGATCCCGTATCGCGAAGGGGAAGAGGCGATCGACACCGATCACTACTACGGCCTGTGGAACGGCGCGCGGGACAAAATTGCCGCCCATCTGGGCCATCCGGTGAAGCTGGAGATCGAGCCGGGACGTTTCCTGGTGGCGGAGTCCGGCGTGCTGGTGGCGCAGGTGCGCAGCGTGAAGGCGATGGGGAGCCGTCACTTCGTGCTGATCGACGCGGGCTTTAACGATCTAATGCGTCCGTCCATGTACGGCAGCTATCACCACATTACCGCCCTCGCGGCGGACGGCCGGGATTTAACCCAGGCCCCCGTGGTGGAGACGGTGGTGGCCGGCCCGCTGTGCGAGTCCGGGGATGTCTTCACCCAGCAGGAGGGCGGGAAAGTGGAAACCCGCGCCCTGCCGCAGGTGGTACCGGGGGATTATCTGGTGCTGCACGATACCGGCGCGTACGGCGCGTCCATGTCCTCGAACTACAACAGCCGTCCGCTGCTGCCGGAAGTGCTGTTTGATAAAGGCGCGGCGCGACTGATTCGCCGTCGCCAGACCATTCAGGAACTACTCGCCCTCGAACTGTTCTGA
- a CDS encoding LacI family DNA-binding transcriptional regulator has translation MATMLDVSLRAGVSKATVSRVLNGTGQVKESTRQQVFNAMEELGYRPNFLARSLANRTSNSIGLVVSTFDGFYFGRLLQQASRQTETHGKQLIVTDGHDTPEREEEAVQMLADRQCDAIVLYTRYMSEKAIMKLINSVKMPLIVINRDVSQARERCVFFEQQEAAFSAVEYLISQGHREIACMTVPIHTPTGKARLTGYRKALEKHGIPWDESRVKYGDSGMTRGYELCQELLHDKVPFSALFACNDDMALGASKALHQAGLHIPQDVSLFGFDDAPCAKWLEPALSTVYLPIDNMITTAIDQAIRLAKNEPIEAIPPFTGTLVLRDSVATGPWCDQNSSRASSS, from the coding sequence ATGGCAACAATGCTGGATGTCTCGCTGCGCGCGGGCGTGTCGAAAGCCACGGTGTCGCGCGTACTGAACGGCACAGGTCAGGTCAAAGAGAGTACCCGTCAGCAGGTGTTTAACGCGATGGAAGAGCTGGGCTATCGCCCCAATTTTCTGGCGCGATCGCTGGCGAACCGGACCAGCAACAGCATTGGTCTGGTGGTGTCGACCTTTGACGGTTTTTACTTTGGTCGCCTGCTACAGCAGGCCTCCCGTCAGACCGAAACGCACGGCAAGCAGCTGATCGTCACCGACGGTCACGATACCCCGGAGCGGGAAGAGGAAGCGGTGCAGATGCTGGCGGATCGCCAGTGCGATGCCATCGTGCTTTACACCCGCTACATGAGCGAAAAAGCGATCATGAAGTTGATCAACAGCGTGAAGATGCCGCTTATCGTGATCAACCGTGACGTCAGCCAGGCCCGGGAGCGCTGCGTGTTCTTCGAGCAGCAGGAAGCGGCCTTCAGCGCCGTGGAGTACCTGATAAGCCAGGGGCACCGGGAGATCGCCTGTATGACGGTGCCGATCCACACCCCCACCGGCAAGGCGCGCCTCACCGGCTACCGCAAGGCGCTGGAGAAGCACGGTATTCCCTGGGATGAGAGTCGGGTGAAGTATGGCGATTCGGGAATGACCCGCGGATATGAGCTGTGTCAGGAGTTGCTGCACGACAAGGTGCCGTTCAGCGCCCTGTTTGCCTGTAATGACGATATGGCGCTGGGCGCCTCGAAGGCGCTGCATCAGGCCGGGCTGCACATTCCGCAGGACGTGTCGCTGTTCGGTTTTGATGACGCGCCCTGCGCGAAGTGGCTGGAGCCGGCGCTCTCTACGGTCTATCTGCCGATCGACAACATGATCACCACCGCTATCGATCAGGCGATCCGGCTGGCGAAAAACGAGCCGATCGAAGCGATCCCGCCCTTTACCGGCACGCTGGTGTTACGCGATTCGGTGGCGACGGGACCCTGGTGCGATCAGAACAGTTCGAGGGCGAGTAGTTCCTGA
- a CDS encoding PTS sugar transporter subunit IIC: MALQEKLINSLGSFATRFNSYRYIMAIKSAFITLMPVIIVGAFSVLISNMVLDPKNGLASFQSLSFLATLKPITSALNYATLNFLNIGAVFLIGIELGRINGIKSLFPGLLAVICFICVTPTTVEMMVDGEMHMVKDVLLRQFSDTRSLFLGMFIAILSVEIYCWLEGRPGLKIRMPDTVPPNVSASFSALIPAIITTTLIATFGFVFHQVTGMYLYDAVYQVVQQPLERVVQSLPGILLLMFVAQLFWVIGIHGNQMIKPIREPLLLGAITVNMSAFEQGKEIPNIITMPFWDVYMSIGGSGLTIGLLIAVMIGTKRKEMKEIAKLSIGPGIFNINEPVIFGMPIMLNPILAIPFIITPLVTGSIGYFATVTGFAGKAVVMVPWTTPPLINAWLSTAGSMGAVVTQFVCIITAVLIYLPFVKIASRRAEQAAMQAANQEATNNV; the protein is encoded by the coding sequence ATGGCATTACAGGAAAAACTGATCAACTCTCTGGGCAGTTTCGCCACCAGGTTCAACAGTTATCGCTATATCATGGCGATAAAGTCCGCCTTCATCACCTTAATGCCGGTCATCATCGTGGGCGCATTTTCGGTGCTAATCTCCAATATGGTGCTGGATCCGAAAAACGGCCTCGCCAGCTTTCAGTCTCTGTCGTTTCTCGCCACGCTGAAGCCGATCACCAGCGCCCTGAACTACGCCACGCTGAACTTCCTCAATATCGGGGCCGTGTTCCTGATCGGTATCGAGCTGGGGCGTATCAACGGCATTAAGTCCCTGTTCCCGGGGCTGCTGGCGGTGATCTGCTTTATCTGCGTCACGCCGACGACCGTCGAGATGATGGTCGATGGCGAAATGCACATGGTGAAAGATGTGCTCCTGCGTCAGTTCTCCGATACCCGCAGCCTGTTCCTCGGCATGTTTATCGCCATCCTGTCGGTAGAGATCTACTGCTGGCTGGAGGGGCGTCCGGGGCTGAAAATCCGCATGCCTGACACCGTGCCGCCGAACGTGTCGGCCTCGTTCTCGGCGCTGATCCCGGCGATCATAACCACTACCCTTATCGCTACCTTCGGCTTTGTGTTCCATCAGGTCACCGGCATGTACCTCTACGATGCGGTCTACCAGGTGGTGCAACAGCCACTGGAGCGTGTCGTGCAAAGCCTGCCGGGGATCCTGCTGCTGATGTTCGTCGCCCAGCTGTTCTGGGTGATCGGGATCCACGGCAATCAGATGATCAAACCGATCCGCGAGCCGCTGCTGCTGGGGGCGATCACCGTCAACATGAGCGCCTTTGAGCAGGGGAAAGAGATCCCGAACATCATCACCATGCCGTTCTGGGACGTGTACATGAGCATCGGCGGCTCGGGTCTGACCATCGGCCTGCTGATTGCGGTGATGATCGGCACCAAACGCAAAGAGATGAAGGAGATCGCCAAGCTCTCCATCGGCCCGGGGATCTTCAACATCAACGAGCCGGTGATCTTCGGTATGCCAATCATGCTGAACCCGATACTGGCGATCCCGTTCATCATCACCCCATTAGTCACCGGCTCCATCGGCTACTTCGCCACCGTCACCGGTTTTGCCGGTAAAGCGGTGGTGATGGTGCCCTGGACCACGCCGCCGCTGATCAACGCCTGGCTCTCTACTGCGGGCTCGATGGGCGCGGTGGTCACCCAGTTTGTCTGCATCATTACGGCTGTGCTTATCTACCTGCCGTTTGTGAAGATCGCTTCACGCCGGGCTGAACAGGCCGCAATGCAGGCCGCCAATCAGGAGGCGACGAATAACGTATGA
- a CDS encoding glycoside hydrolase family 1 protein yields MSIKQMTIPGDFILGAAASAWQTEGWSGKKAGQDSWIDLWYKHDRQVWHNGYGPAVATDFINRFREDVALMKQAGLTHYRTSINWSRFLTDYENATVDEEYAAYYDALFAEMHRQGIEPMICLEHYELPGTLLETYGGWASKHVVELFVRYAEQVFARYHHLVKRWFSFNEPIVVQTRVYLDALRWPYEQNTGTWMQWNHHKVLATAKVVKLFREKGYSGSVGCILNPEVTYPRSRAAHDLKAAEIYDLFYNRVFLDPLVHGHYPQELFTLLEKHQVPWDYTPEELALIADNTVDELGINLYYPHRVKAPSRAWHPETPFHPAYYYEPFELPGRRMNPSRGWEIAPRIIYDMAMRIKNDYRNIDWFVAESGMGVENEAQYRNRDGIIEDTYRINFISEHLYYALLAREEGANCHGYMLWAFTDNVSPMNAFKNRYGLIEIDLADNRARRPKKSASWFRQLRDERVLTLTLDDEWK; encoded by the coding sequence ATGAGCATTAAACAGATGACTATCCCCGGAGACTTTATTCTCGGGGCCGCGGCTTCCGCCTGGCAGACCGAAGGCTGGAGCGGCAAGAAAGCGGGGCAGGATTCGTGGATCGATCTCTGGTACAAGCACGATCGTCAGGTGTGGCATAACGGCTACGGCCCGGCGGTGGCTACCGATTTCATCAACCGTTTCCGCGAAGACGTGGCGCTGATGAAGCAGGCCGGACTGACCCACTACCGCACCTCCATCAACTGGTCGCGTTTTCTCACCGACTATGAAAATGCCACCGTCGATGAGGAGTACGCCGCCTATTACGACGCCCTGTTTGCCGAGATGCACCGCCAGGGCATTGAGCCGATGATCTGCCTGGAGCACTACGAGCTGCCGGGCACTCTGCTGGAAACCTACGGCGGCTGGGCGTCGAAGCATGTGGTGGAGCTGTTCGTTCGCTACGCCGAACAGGTCTTCGCCCGCTATCACCACCTGGTGAAGCGCTGGTTTAGCTTCAACGAGCCGATTGTGGTCCAGACCCGGGTTTACCTCGATGCCCTGCGCTGGCCTTACGAGCAGAACACCGGCACCTGGATGCAGTGGAATCACCACAAAGTGCTGGCGACGGCGAAGGTGGTGAAGCTGTTCCGCGAGAAGGGCTACAGCGGCAGCGTGGGCTGCATTCTCAACCCGGAAGTGACGTATCCCCGCTCGCGCGCGGCCCATGACCTGAAGGCCGCGGAGATCTACGATCTGTTCTACAACCGGGTGTTCCTCGATCCGCTGGTCCACGGCCACTACCCGCAGGAGCTGTTCACCCTGCTGGAAAAACATCAGGTGCCGTGGGACTACACACCTGAGGAGCTGGCGCTGATTGCCGACAACACCGTCGACGAGCTGGGTATCAACCTCTATTACCCGCATCGGGTGAAGGCTCCGTCCCGGGCCTGGCACCCGGAAACGCCGTTCCACCCGGCGTACTACTACGAGCCATTTGAACTGCCGGGGCGGCGGATGAACCCCTCCCGCGGCTGGGAGATCGCCCCGCGCATCATTTACGACATGGCGATGCGGATCAAAAACGACTATCGCAATATCGACTGGTTTGTGGCCGAAAGCGGGATGGGGGTCGAAAACGAAGCCCAGTACCGCAACCGCGACGGCATCATCGAGGACACCTACCGCATCAACTTTATCAGCGAGCATCTCTATTATGCCCTGCTGGCGCGGGAGGAGGGGGCGAACTGCCACGGCTACATGCTGTGGGCCTTTACCGATAACGTCTCGCCGATGAACGCCTTCAAGAACCGCTACGGCCTGATTGAGATCGATCTGGCGGATAACCGCGCCCGACGCCCTAAAAAATCGGCCAGCTGGTTCCGGCAACTGCGCGATGAGCGCGTCCTGACCCTGACCCTCGATGACGAATGGAAGTAG
- a CDS encoding GntR family transcriptional regulator: MDKAVVPAEKKQYQEIGEDLRAQIIQGHYPVGSRLPPERNIAETYGVSRTIVREALLMLELQGTVDIRQGSGVYVMRIPEEHENEEERLLKSDVGPFEILQARQLLESNIAAFAAKMATRADIDNLRRIIEQEQRAIAANDNSQDNSKMFHLVLAGATQNQMLLATVESVWHNMDSSPLWQQFNAHIASRAYRLKWLGDRQTILAALRRRDVMGAWQAMFQHLENVKKSLLELSDEDAPDFDGYLFESVPIFQGKLV, from the coding sequence GTGGATAAGGCTGTCGTCCCGGCGGAAAAGAAGCAGTACCAGGAGATTGGCGAGGATTTACGCGCCCAGATCATCCAGGGGCACTATCCCGTGGGCTCGCGTCTGCCGCCGGAGCGCAATATCGCGGAGACCTACGGCGTCAGCCGCACCATCGTGCGGGAAGCGCTGCTGATGCTGGAGCTGCAGGGCACGGTGGATATTCGTCAGGGCTCCGGCGTCTACGTGATGCGCATTCCCGAAGAGCATGAGAACGAGGAAGAGCGCCTGTTAAAAAGCGACGTCGGCCCGTTTGAAATCCTGCAGGCGCGCCAGCTCCTCGAAAGCAACATCGCCGCCTTTGCTGCCAAAATGGCGACCCGGGCGGACATCGACAACCTGCGGCGCATCATTGAGCAGGAGCAGCGGGCAATCGCCGCCAACGACAACAGCCAGGACAACAGCAAGATGTTCCATCTGGTGCTGGCGGGTGCCACCCAGAATCAGATGCTGCTGGCGACCGTCGAAAGCGTCTGGCACAACATGGACAGCAGCCCGCTGTGGCAGCAATTTAATGCCCACATTGCCAGCCGGGCGTATCGCCTGAAGTGGCTGGGCGACAGGCAGACCATCCTCGCCGCCCTGCGTCGCCGCGACGTGATGGGGGCCTGGCAGGCGATGTTCCAGCATCTGGAAAATGTGAAAAAGAGCCTGCTGGAACTCTCGGACGAAGACGCCCCGGATTTCGACGGCTATCTGTTTGAGTCGGTGCCCATTTTTCAGGGGAAGCTGGTGTGA
- a CDS encoding GNAT family N-acetyltransferase → MKIQPLYAAPQHAEQVIDWQWQAFGDGLPRDFFASIVANSQTPGALPLTFIATEGQRLLGTVGLWRCDLITRQDLYPWLAALYVDEAARGQGLAGKLQQHVQQYAAERGYPELHLWSACRDFYEGYGWHYIGDGLEYPDKTVHLYRYSLADSAGGVTE, encoded by the coding sequence GTGAAGATCCAACCGCTGTACGCCGCCCCGCAGCATGCGGAGCAGGTGATTGACTGGCAGTGGCAGGCCTTTGGTGACGGTCTGCCGCGCGACTTTTTCGCCAGCATTGTGGCTAACAGTCAGACCCCAGGCGCACTGCCTTTGACCTTTATTGCCACTGAGGGCCAACGGTTACTGGGCACGGTGGGGCTGTGGCGCTGCGACCTGATCACCCGCCAGGATCTGTATCCCTGGCTGGCGGCGCTGTACGTGGATGAAGCCGCGCGCGGGCAGGGGCTGGCGGGGAAATTACAGCAGCATGTGCAGCAGTATGCCGCCGAGCGCGGGTATCCTGAGCTGCACCTCTGGTCCGCCTGCCGCGACTTCTATGAAGGCTACGGCTGGCACTACATCGGGGACGGTCTGGAGTATCCGGACAAAACCGTGCACCTCTACCGCTATTCGCTGGCAGACTCTGCCGGTGGCGTGACCGAGTGA
- the galR gene encoding HTH-type transcriptional regulator GalR: MATIKDVARLAGVSVATVSRVINNSPKASETSRQAVLTAMESLNYHPNANARALAQQSTDTVGLVVGDVSDPFFGAMVKAVEQVAYHTGNFLLIGNGYHNEQKERQAIEQLIRHRCAALVVHAKKLSDDELVHLMKQIPGMVIVNRIIPGYEQRCVALDDRYGAWLATRHLIQQGHTRIGYLCSNHAISDAEDRLQGYYDALRENDLPCNDRLVTYAEPDERGGEHAMTELLGRGRNFTAVACYNDSMAAGAMGVLNDNGIDVPGDISLIGFDDILISRYVRPRLTTVRYPIVTMATQAAELALSLADKRQPPEITHVFSPTLVRRHSVTPPAESASE; encoded by the coding sequence ATGGCGACAATTAAGGATGTGGCCCGACTGGCGGGTGTTTCTGTTGCCACGGTTTCACGGGTCATCAACAATTCCCCGAAAGCCAGCGAAACCTCCCGCCAGGCGGTGCTGACGGCCATGGAGTCGCTCAACTATCACCCCAACGCCAACGCCCGGGCGCTGGCTCAGCAGTCCACCGACACCGTCGGGCTGGTGGTGGGCGATGTGTCGGATCCCTTTTTCGGCGCGATGGTGAAAGCCGTCGAGCAGGTTGCCTATCACACCGGCAACTTTCTGCTGATCGGCAATGGCTACCACAACGAGCAGAAAGAGCGTCAGGCGATTGAGCAGCTGATCCGCCATCGCTGCGCGGCGCTGGTGGTGCATGCTAAAAAGCTGTCGGATGACGAGCTGGTGCATCTGATGAAGCAGATCCCCGGCATGGTGATTGTGAACCGCATTATCCCCGGCTATGAGCAGCGCTGCGTGGCGCTGGACGATCGCTACGGCGCCTGGCTTGCCACCCGTCACCTTATTCAGCAGGGCCATACCCGCATCGGCTATCTCTGCTCCAATCACGCCATCTCCGACGCCGAAGATCGGCTGCAGGGCTACTACGATGCGCTGCGCGAGAACGACCTGCCCTGCAACGATCGTCTGGTCACTTACGCTGAACCCGATGAGCGCGGTGGCGAGCATGCCATGACGGAGCTATTGGGACGGGGACGAAACTTTACGGCGGTCGCCTGTTACAACGACTCGATGGCCGCCGGGGCGATGGGGGTACTGAACGATAACGGGATTGACGTGCCAGGGGATATTTCGCTGATCGGCTTCGATGACATTCTTATCTCCCGCTACGTGCGACCGCGGCTGACCACGGTGCGCTACCCCATCGTCACCATGGCGACCCAGGCGGCGGAGCTGGCGCTATCCCTGGCGGATAAACGTCAGCCGCCGGAGATCACTCACGTGTTCAGCCCGACGCTGGTGCGCCGTCACTCGGTCACGCCACCGGCAGAGTCTGCCAGCGAATAG